In the genome of Acidimicrobiia bacterium, one region contains:
- a CDS encoding YggT family protein: protein MRAVCLVLQVYSLVVFARIVLEWIPVSYDHPVARVRSALRAVTEPVLRPLRALIPPVRVGGAGLDLSPLILILGLGVLAGAIC from the coding sequence GTGAGGGCCGTCTGCCTCGTCCTGCAGGTCTACTCGCTCGTCGTCTTTGCCCGGATCGTTCTCGAGTGGATCCCGGTGTCCTATGACCACCCGGTGGCGCGTGTCCGCTCGGCGCTGCGCGCAGTGACCGAGCCGGTGTTGCGTCCCCTGCGCGCCCTCATCCCCCCAGTGCGGGTCGGTGGCGCTGGGCTCGACCTATCGCCCCTGATCCTGATCCTGGGTCTCGGGGTGCTCGCCGGCGCCATCTGCTGA
- a CDS encoding cell division protein SepF codes for MGIWQKTMFYLGLVDEDSVGYEATPQARQPERRPPARPTAEVRRAAEPRQQVVQPQRGPLRARPPEPTAPPAESSTVRVEGAGGYRHAESMFEDPTELRGEHEGVAGRRVEPPLTARRRPVADRALSDAGVTMQPGERPLVRTVSSSELESQVIVARSYNDAQVLADHIRANIPVVLDLRKVEPAMVRRLVDFSSGLTYALGGSMRKIGQGVVLVTPSSVNLSRDERRRLKDLGYYQAPEEA; via the coding sequence ATGGGCATCTGGCAGAAGACGATGTTCTACCTGGGCTTGGTCGACGAGGACTCGGTCGGTTACGAGGCGACACCACAGGCACGACAACCGGAGCGCCGGCCGCCGGCACGACCGACCGCCGAGGTCCGCCGCGCCGCCGAGCCCCGTCAGCAGGTGGTTCAGCCGCAACGGGGCCCGTTGCGGGCGCGGCCCCCGGAACCGACCGCTCCTCCCGCCGAGTCGTCCACGGTGAGGGTGGAAGGCGCCGGCGGATACCGACATGCAGAGAGCATGTTCGAAGATCCCACCGAACTCCGCGGAGAGCATGAGGGCGTAGCCGGGCGGAGGGTGGAACCGCCACTCACGGCCCGCCGCCGGCCGGTTGCCGACCGGGCGCTCTCCGATGCCGGGGTCACCATGCAGCCTGGGGAGCGACCGCTGGTGCGTACCGTGAGCTCCTCGGAGCTCGAGTCCCAGGTGATCGTGGCTCGTTCCTACAACGATGCCCAGGTACTCGCCGATCACATTCGGGCGAACATCCCCGTGGTGCTCGACCTGCGCAAGGTGGAACCGGCCATGGTGCGACGACTCGTCGACTTCTCCAGCGGGCTCACGTACGCCCTCGGAGGTTCGATGCGCAAGATCGGCCAGGGAGTGGTGCTGGTCACGCCGAGCAGTGTGAACCTGAGTCGCGACGAGCGCCGCCGGCTCAAGGATCTCGGCTACTACCAGGCCCCAGAAGAGGCCTGA
- a CDS encoding YggS family pyridoxal phosphate-dependent enzyme, which yields MVGGLTSIRSRVAAAAMRSGRDPSEVTLVVVGKEAALDDLWMVYAAGVRDFGENRADQLADRASLFPGDVRWHFIGRLQRNKVARVRPVVTLLHSLDRPQLIERWSGDGPPPPALVQVNVSGEPQKGGVSPAEAAQLVEKARIAGIEVRGLMTMAPLDPDPEAARPHFAALRLLRDRLLPDLPGLTELSMGMSGDFEVAVEEGATILRVGRAIFRQSPKEV from the coding sequence ATGGTTGGCGGGCTGACCTCGATCAGGTCGCGTGTGGCAGCCGCGGCCATGCGCAGTGGTCGCGACCCCTCCGAGGTGACGCTCGTGGTCGTGGGGAAGGAGGCGGCCCTGGACGACCTATGGATGGTCTATGCAGCAGGGGTGCGCGACTTCGGGGAGAACCGGGCCGATCAGCTGGCCGATCGTGCCTCCCTGTTTCCCGGAGACGTGAGGTGGCACTTCATCGGCCGACTGCAGCGAAACAAGGTCGCTCGGGTGCGTCCCGTGGTCACATTGCTGCATTCGTTGGATCGGCCCCAGCTGATCGAGCGATGGTCTGGCGACGGACCGCCCCCACCGGCGCTGGTCCAGGTGAACGTGTCCGGGGAGCCGCAGAAGGGCGGCGTCTCGCCTGCCGAGGCGGCTCAACTGGTGGAGAAGGCCCGCATCGCGGGCATCGAGGTCCGGGGGCTGATGACGATGGCCCCCCTCGATCCCGACCCCGAAGCGGCCCGTCCCCACTTCGCCGCACTTCGCCTGCTGAGGGATCGCCTGCTGCCCGATCTTCCCGGTCTCACCGAACTCTCGATGGGCATGAGCGGCGATTTCGAGGTGGCCGTGGAAGAGGGTGCCACCATCTTGCGGGTGGGACGGGCTATCTTTCGACAATCTCCCAAAGAGGTTTGA
- a CDS encoding polyphenol oxidase family protein produces the protein MIRPDGIAGVAFGEAADGDPRSDPEARRRFADAVGVSDGWAWLRQVHGARVVRASAPGLLGSADAAFTTTSGLPLVVATADCYPVVLIAEGGVGIAHAGWRGAAAGVVDALRVAMEQADLPPKLAAIGPGIGPCCFEVGPEVAAAFPDEAAGTAWGTPSVDLVASISRSLDGIEVWRSGMCTMSDSGFHSFRRDRTTARQGSVAWLAG, from the coding sequence ATGATCCGGCCCGACGGCATCGCCGGGGTCGCCTTCGGAGAGGCGGCAGATGGGGATCCGCGGTCCGATCCCGAGGCTCGTCGGCGCTTCGCCGATGCGGTTGGTGTATCCGACGGCTGGGCATGGCTGCGTCAGGTTCACGGGGCTCGCGTGGTGCGGGCGAGTGCTCCCGGCCTGCTGGGCAGCGCCGATGCGGCCTTCACCACCACCTCCGGGCTCCCCCTGGTCGTGGCCACGGCCGACTGCTATCCGGTCGTCCTCATCGCCGAGGGAGGCGTCGGCATCGCCCATGCCGGCTGGCGGGGGGCGGCAGCCGGGGTGGTCGATGCACTTCGGGTCGCAATGGAACAGGCCGACCTGCCACCGAAGCTGGCCGCCATCGGGCCCGGGATCGGTCCTTGCTGTTTCGAGGTCGGTCCAGAGGTGGCGGCAGCGTTCCCCGACGAGGCCGCCGGCACGGCATGGGGCACGCCTTCGGTCGATCTGGTCGCCTCGATCTCTCGGTCGCTCGACGGCATCGAGGTCTGGCGGTCCGGGATGTGCACGATGTCGGACTCGGGGTTTCACTCCTTCCGGCGCGACCGGACCACGGCGCGTCAGGGCTCGGTGGCATGGTTGGCGGGCTGA
- the ftsZ gene encoding cell division protein FtsZ, with protein MTSNDGLQSYLAVIKVVGVGGGGVNAINRMIDAGLRGVEFIAVNTDAQALLMSDADVKIDIGRDLTRGLGAGADPEVGRTAAEAHREEIEDALRGADMVFVTAGEGGGTGTGAAPVVAEISRSLGALTVAVVTRPFGFEGRRRSVQAETGISTLRDAVDTLIVIPNQRLLEQADRNLPMMDAFMMADEVLLQGVGGITDLITTPGLINVDFADVKAVMWGAGSAVMGIGRATGENRAAQAAEKAISSPMLETGVEGASGVLLSITGPSSMSLHEVNQAATAIAEHCTADANVIFGATVDDSLAEEMRVTVIAAGFGRPTGGSPDRPKFKAPSVELPGTGRREPKDEAPDGPALDDLEIPDFLQG; from the coding sequence ATGACCAGCAACGACGGCCTGCAGAGTTACCTGGCCGTCATCAAGGTGGTCGGTGTCGGCGGCGGCGGCGTGAACGCCATCAACCGGATGATCGATGCCGGACTGCGGGGCGTCGAGTTCATCGCGGTCAACACCGATGCTCAGGCGCTGCTCATGTCGGATGCCGACGTCAAGATCGACATCGGGCGTGATCTCACCCGGGGCCTAGGGGCCGGGGCCGACCCGGAGGTGGGTCGGACGGCTGCCGAGGCCCATCGTGAGGAGATCGAGGACGCCCTTCGTGGCGCCGACATGGTGTTCGTGACCGCCGGCGAGGGCGGCGGCACCGGTACCGGGGCGGCACCGGTCGTGGCGGAGATCTCTCGGAGCCTCGGAGCGCTCACGGTGGCCGTGGTGACGCGTCCCTTCGGATTCGAAGGTCGTCGGCGTTCCGTCCAGGCGGAGACCGGGATCTCGACTCTGCGCGACGCGGTCGACACCCTCATCGTCATCCCCAACCAGCGGCTGCTGGAGCAGGCCGACCGCAACCTCCCGATGATGGATGCCTTCATGATGGCCGACGAGGTACTTCTCCAGGGGGTGGGTGGGATCACGGATCTGATCACCACGCCCGGCTTGATCAACGTCGACTTCGCCGACGTCAAGGCCGTGATGTGGGGCGCCGGCTCGGCGGTGATGGGCATCGGTCGGGCGACCGGCGAGAACCGGGCGGCACAGGCAGCCGAGAAGGCCATCTCCAGCCCGATGCTGGAGACGGGGGTGGAGGGAGCCAGCGGGGTGCTCCTTTCGATCACCGGGCCCTCCTCGATGTCGCTCCACGAGGTCAATCAGGCGGCCACCGCCATTGCCGAACACTGCACGGCTGACGCCAATGTGATCTTCGGGGCGACGGTGGACGACAGCCTGGCCGAGGAGATGAGGGTGACGGTGATCGCTGCCGGGTTCGGGCGGCCAACGGGCGGTTCCCCTGATCGCCCCAAGTTCAAGGCACCTTCGGTCGAACTGCCCGGCACCGGCAGGAGGGAGCCGAAAGACGAGGCTCCAGATGGTCCCGCCCTCGACGACCTGGAGATCCCCGACTTCCTTCAGGGATGA
- a CDS encoding FtsQ-type POTRA domain-containing protein, with translation MSVPDPAPPGRRIRLWPWVVLAVVSGVGFALHSPWLSLRSIEIVGAVRSDPASRVEAGGVGHGAILVWIDTGALEASIAEDPWVSEARVTRVWPDRLVVEVLERSPAVWIEGQSAWMLVAGDGMVLQGAPTAGGGLLRAAIGTGDHEPGERPEDSLWREVVALAGVLRDDIGGTMTLRLQGTELWSEAFGHPVRFGTPVDLADKGRALRALLQQQLPVGATVDVSAPLRPVVVPLGAGSNPGGEVEGSGG, from the coding sequence TTGAGCGTCCCCGACCCGGCTCCGCCGGGCCGACGGATTCGCCTCTGGCCCTGGGTGGTGCTCGCCGTCGTCTCCGGCGTCGGCTTTGCCCTCCATTCACCCTGGCTGTCGCTGCGCAGCATCGAGATCGTCGGGGCCGTGCGTTCCGATCCGGCATCCCGCGTAGAGGCGGGCGGCGTCGGACACGGTGCCATCCTGGTGTGGATCGACACCGGGGCCCTCGAAGCCTCGATCGCCGAGGATCCGTGGGTGTCCGAGGCGAGGGTCACCAGGGTATGGCCGGACCGGCTGGTGGTGGAGGTCCTCGAGCGGAGTCCCGCCGTCTGGATCGAAGGGCAGTCGGCATGGATGCTCGTGGCCGGCGACGGCATGGTTCTCCAGGGAGCTCCAACGGCAGGCGGCGGGCTGCTTCGTGCCGCCATCGGCACCGGCGACCACGAGCCCGGCGAGCGGCCCGAAGACTCCCTGTGGCGCGAGGTGGTCGCCTTGGCCGGTGTGCTGCGCGACGACATCGGCGGCACGATGACCCTCCGCCTGCAGGGCACCGAGCTGTGGAGCGAGGCGTTCGGCCACCCGGTGCGGTTCGGAACGCCCGTGGACCTGGCCGACAAGGGACGCGCCCTACGCGCCCTGCTCCAGCAGCAGCTCCCCGTCGGAGCCACCGTCGACGTCTCCGCCCCGTTGCGCCCGGTCGTGGTTCCCCTCGGTGCCGGATCCAACCCTGGAGGCGAGGTCGAAGGTTCCGGCGGATGA
- the murB gene encoding UDP-N-acetylmuramate dehydrogenase, with amino-acid sequence MNASTASDERGRIRQDVPLAPLTTYKVGGLARWMIEVDDEEQAVGAASLAADRGVPVLVLGRGSNLVVSDQGFDGVVIRPGPGMAQTHVATDGTVDAGAGCPLPAVAREAARRGRSGLEFFVGIPGSVGGAVRMNAGCHGSDTAGWLLEARVLDLGSGRASNRTPADLAMSYRHSDLGEGEMVVSARFRTEHSTRREVEARLREVTRWRRLNQPGGTLNAGSVFKNPPGDSAGRLIDSLGLKGLRIGAVEVSERHANFFVAGPGATAAEIRSLVEEVRRRVEEATGIVLDVELRFVGDFD; translated from the coding sequence GTGAACGCATCCACCGCCTCTGACGAGCGGGGCCGGATTCGCCAGGACGTGCCGCTGGCACCCCTGACCACCTACAAGGTGGGCGGGCTGGCGAGGTGGATGATCGAGGTGGACGACGAGGAGCAGGCGGTCGGCGCCGCCTCGCTGGCCGCCGATCGAGGGGTCCCGGTTCTGGTCCTGGGGCGGGGAAGCAACCTGGTGGTGTCCGATCAGGGTTTCGACGGCGTGGTGATCCGCCCGGGACCCGGGATGGCGCAGACGCATGTTGCCACCGATGGCACCGTCGACGCCGGCGCCGGCTGTCCACTTCCGGCGGTCGCCCGGGAGGCGGCGCGCCGCGGTCGGTCCGGCCTCGAGTTCTTCGTGGGCATCCCGGGAAGCGTCGGCGGAGCTGTGCGCATGAACGCCGGCTGTCACGGCAGCGACACCGCCGGATGGCTGCTGGAGGCGCGCGTTCTCGACCTCGGGTCAGGACGGGCGTCGAACCGGACGCCGGCAGATCTGGCGATGTCCTACCGACACTCCGACCTGGGTGAAGGCGAGATGGTGGTCTCAGCCCGATTCCGTACCGAGCACTCCACCCGGCGTGAGGTGGAGGCGAGACTCCGCGAGGTGACGCGCTGGCGTCGCCTGAACCAGCCCGGGGGCACGCTGAACGCCGGCAGCGTCTTCAAGAACCCGCCGGGCGACTCGGCGGGTCGGCTCATCGACTCGCTGGGCCTCAAAGGCTTGAGGATCGGCGCCGTCGAGGTGAGCGAGCGCCATGCCAACTTCTTCGTGGCCGGGCCCGGGGCGACGGCCGCCGAGATCCGCTCTCTCGTCGAGGAGGTACGGCGACGGGTCGAGGAGGCGACCGGAATCGTTCTCGACGTCGAGCTGCGATTCGTCGGAGACTTCGATTGA
- the murC gene encoding UDP-N-acetylmuramate--L-alanine ligase gives MPELISARRVHVVGAGGAGMSGLAKILAQAGHRVTGSDLKPGPALFALAAAGVETWLGSRPERATEWDLVVASSAVPERDPELRAARAAGVEVWLRPRLLAAISAALPTLGVSGTHGKTTGTAMLVTALRSLGRDPSFMVGGEMADLATNAHLGEEGIFALEADEAFGTFLSLTLGGLVVTNVEADHLDHYGDFQAVMSAFERVASAVTGPVVVCADDPGSRRVGEAVGSTSYGTAADATWRIKGLAHGPGSVRFVLRGAGDEVPVAIPKPGEHVARNAAGVLALLGEMGMDVRAAAEGLAAFAGVRRRFEVRGRVGGVLVVDDYAHHPTEVRATIAAACQGHSGRVMAVFQPHRFTRTADQGALLGEALATTDRVFVTDVYPAGEAPIPGVTGRLVAEAATRVGGNVAYVPHRIDLARAIAAETEPGDLVLLLGAGDITLVADELLPMLAASR, from the coding sequence TTGCCTGAGTTGATATCGGCACGCCGCGTTCACGTCGTCGGCGCCGGCGGTGCCGGCATGTCCGGCCTGGCCAAGATCCTCGCCCAGGCGGGGCATCGAGTGACGGGGTCCGACCTGAAGCCGGGTCCGGCCCTGTTCGCCCTCGCCGCCGCCGGGGTCGAGACCTGGCTGGGATCGCGACCGGAACGCGCCACGGAGTGGGACCTGGTGGTGGCATCCAGCGCGGTGCCCGAAAGGGATCCCGAACTCCGAGCGGCCCGAGCCGCCGGGGTCGAGGTGTGGTTGCGTCCCCGGCTGCTCGCCGCCATCTCCGCCGCCCTGCCCACGCTGGGTGTGAGCGGCACCCATGGCAAGACCACAGGGACCGCCATGCTGGTGACCGCCCTGCGCTCTCTGGGGCGCGACCCATCGTTCATGGTGGGCGGGGAGATGGCGGACCTCGCCACCAACGCCCACCTCGGTGAGGAGGGGATCTTCGCTCTGGAAGCCGACGAGGCGTTCGGGACCTTTCTCTCGTTGACGCTTGGCGGGTTGGTGGTCACCAACGTGGAAGCGGACCACCTCGATCACTACGGGGACTTCCAGGCGGTGATGTCCGCCTTCGAGCGGGTGGCGTCCGCCGTCACCGGGCCGGTGGTGGTCTGTGCGGACGATCCTGGGTCGCGTCGAGTGGGTGAAGCCGTCGGATCCACCTCCTACGGCACCGCTGCCGATGCCACCTGGCGCATCAAGGGCCTGGCGCACGGGCCGGGCTCGGTGCGGTTCGTGCTCCGAGGGGCAGGTGACGAGGTGCCGGTCGCCATCCCCAAGCCGGGCGAGCATGTGGCCCGCAACGCCGCCGGGGTGCTCGCCCTCCTCGGAGAGATGGGCATGGATGTGCGTGCCGCTGCCGAAGGGCTGGCGGCGTTCGCCGGGGTCCGGCGGCGTTTCGAGGTGAGAGGGCGGGTCGGCGGAGTGCTGGTGGTCGATGACTACGCCCACCATCCGACCGAGGTGAGGGCAACCATCGCCGCCGCCTGCCAGGGTCACTCGGGGCGCGTGATGGCCGTCTTCCAGCCGCACCGATTCACCCGGACCGCCGATCAGGGTGCGCTTCTGGGCGAAGCGCTTGCCACGACCGACCGGGTGTTCGTCACCGACGTGTACCCGGCCGGAGAGGCCCCGATCCCCGGTGTCACCGGGCGCCTGGTGGCCGAGGCGGCGACTCGGGTGGGCGGAAACGTCGCCTACGTGCCGCATCGGATCGATCTGGCGCGGGCGATCGCCGCCGAGACCGAGCCGGGCGACCTGGTGCTGCTTCTCGGCGCCGGGGACATCACCCTCGTCGCCGACGAGCTGTTGCCCATGCTGGCTGCGTCGCGGTGA
- a CDS encoding glycosyltransferase: MSVAIAAAGTGGHVLPALAIAAALERRGTDRRQIVFLGGDRFESEAVPAAGYRFHSFELTRLRRSASLENLRIPAVVHRGAVAMEQVLRDCEARVVLGMCGYVTVTAAVAARRAGVPFVVHEQNAHPSLAARFASRRARLTLLGLPGPAQRLPRSLVVGNPLRQEIASFDREGLRVAARARYGLSEDGFVVGLLGGSQGAFVLNRIAPAIAALDGAHLLHLTGPQAAGVDSAAGRPSLPWERLPFEDRMDLFYAAVDLVVCRAGAMTVSELAATGTPAVLVPLDRVGQGANAAFLEAAGAALVVRQGALGDLPGVVASLASDPSRLAAMATAASSVAAPGAADAVADHLLEVAIA; this comes from the coding sequence GTGAGTGTCGCCATCGCCGCCGCCGGAACCGGCGGTCACGTCCTGCCCGCCCTGGCCATAGCAGCCGCACTGGAGCGTCGCGGGACCGATCGACGCCAGATCGTCTTTCTCGGCGGTGATCGGTTCGAGTCGGAGGCGGTGCCTGCCGCCGGCTACAGGTTCCACTCGTTCGAACTGACCCGCCTGCGTCGCAGCGCCAGCCTGGAGAATCTCCGGATCCCCGCGGTGGTCCATCGGGGGGCCGTCGCCATGGAACAGGTCCTGAGGGACTGTGAGGCACGAGTGGTCCTGGGAATGTGCGGCTACGTGACCGTCACCGCCGCCGTCGCGGCGCGAAGGGCCGGAGTCCCCTTCGTGGTCCACGAGCAGAACGCCCACCCTTCCCTGGCGGCCCGGTTCGCCTCGAGACGCGCCCGTCTCACGCTGCTCGGTCTTCCCGGCCCGGCACAGCGACTGCCTCGGTCGCTGGTGGTCGGCAACCCGTTGCGCCAGGAGATCGCCTCCTTCGATCGAGAAGGCCTCCGCGTGGCGGCACGCGCCCGGTACGGTCTGTCGGAAGACGGGTTCGTCGTCGGCCTGCTCGGTGGCAGCCAGGGGGCCTTCGTGCTCAACCGGATTGCCCCTGCCATCGCCGCCCTCGATGGAGCTCATCTCCTCCACCTCACCGGACCGCAGGCCGCCGGTGTCGACTCCGCAGCCGGCAGGCCGTCGCTACCGTGGGAACGCCTCCCCTTCGAGGATCGCATGGACCTCTTCTACGCCGCTGTCGACCTCGTGGTCTGCCGCGCCGGGGCGATGACGGTCAGCGAGCTTGCGGCCACGGGAACTCCCGCCGTCCTGGTTCCCCTGGACCGGGTCGGCCAGGGAGCCAACGCGGCGTTCCTCGAGGCGGCCGGAGCGGCGCTCGTAGTGCGGCAGGGAGCCCTCGGGGACCTGCCCGGGGTGGTTGCCTCCCTGGCCAGCGACCCGAGTCGGCTGGCGGCGATGGCAACGGCCGCCAGTTCGGTTGCAGCCCCCGGGGCTGCCGACGCCGTTGCCGATCACCTGCTCGAGGTGGCAATTGCCTGA
- the ftsW gene encoding putative lipid II flippase FtsW, translated as MAGTASITTSRAALRQATRHAQGVSRSIGFVLVPVGLLIVVGLGVLISASSVVGLRESGDGLFYFKRQLVGLVVGIAGMVAAAFVPLRWWRRASFPLFLISLALLVAVLGFGIRMYGATRWLVVGPVSLQPSELAKLTTILFLATLVSRNERNMTRLWPFLWPLLASVGSVGVLVMLQPDLGTTLLVAAGGFAILAASTIPLRLVLGSALSAGAGAFLLAYTSPYRWARVTAFLDLQRDPLGTSYQALQSLVALGTGGVWGVGLGASRARWSFLPNAHTDFAFAILGEEIGMVGTLAVATLFTVFTVAGISIARNCTDPFGRLVAVGITTWLSMQAIVNVGGVTGLLPITGVPLPFVSYGGTSLVISLVGVGVLMSAARHPVEIDVGAR; from the coding sequence ATGGCCGGGACTGCTTCGATCACCACCTCACGCGCCGCCCTCCGGCAGGCCACGCGTCACGCCCAGGGAGTGTCGCGCTCGATCGGCTTCGTGCTGGTGCCGGTCGGCCTCCTGATAGTGGTCGGGCTCGGGGTGCTCATCTCTGCCTCCTCCGTGGTCGGTCTGCGCGAGAGCGGCGACGGCCTGTTCTACTTCAAGAGGCAGTTGGTGGGCCTGGTCGTCGGGATCGCCGGGATGGTGGCCGCAGCCTTCGTGCCGCTTCGCTGGTGGCGGAGAGCCTCGTTTCCGCTGTTCCTGATCAGCCTCGCTCTCCTGGTTGCCGTGCTCGGGTTCGGGATCCGCATGTACGGGGCCACCCGCTGGCTGGTCGTGGGTCCGGTGTCGCTGCAACCTTCCGAGTTGGCCAAGCTGACGACGATCCTCTTCCTCGCCACCCTGGTGAGCCGCAACGAGCGCAACATGACGCGCCTGTGGCCCTTCCTGTGGCCGCTGCTCGCCTCGGTGGGCTCCGTCGGGGTGCTGGTGATGTTGCAGCCGGACCTCGGCACCACGCTGCTCGTGGCGGCCGGAGGCTTTGCCATCCTGGCCGCTTCGACCATCCCTCTTCGGCTGGTGCTGGGAAGTGCCCTCTCGGCAGGCGCCGGAGCCTTCCTGCTGGCTTACACATCGCCGTACCGGTGGGCTCGGGTCACCGCCTTCCTCGACCTGCAGCGCGACCCCCTTGGCACTTCCTATCAGGCCCTCCAGAGCCTGGTCGCTCTCGGCACCGGCGGGGTGTGGGGAGTGGGCCTGGGGGCCAGCCGGGCGCGCTGGTCGTTCCTACCCAATGCCCACACCGACTTCGCCTTCGCCATCCTCGGGGAAGAGATCGGCATGGTGGGGACACTGGCGGTGGCGACCCTGTTCACCGTGTTCACCGTCGCCGGCATCTCGATAGCGCGTAACTGCACCGACCCGTTCGGGCGCCTGGTGGCGGTCGGCATCACCACCTGGCTGTCGATGCAGGCCATCGTGAACGTCGGTGGCGTGACCGGCCTACTGCCGATCACCGGGGTGCCCCTCCCGTTCGTCTCCTACGGAGGCACCTCTCTGGTGATCTCGCTGGTCGGGGTCGGCGTGCTTATGTCGGCGGCGCGTCACCCCGTCGAGATCGATGTGGGGGCCCGGTGA
- the murD gene encoding UDP-N-acetylmuramoyl-L-alanine--D-glutamate ligase produces the protein MTVLVVGAAVSGRAATRLLHDLGEKVVLYDLDPSAVRGTEADSVLTGDWEASYLEGIELVVTSPGVPEHAPPLVAALEASLPVWSELELGFRNCKAPVLAVTGTNGKTTVTEVATAMLVASGLRAAAAGNIGDPLSALVGGEHEVLVVEASSFQLRFVDTFHTPVAVLLNAAPDHLDWHGSVERYFAAKRRILERQDGDDIVVYDADDAGAVAVVREATARRVPVSGVRLPEGGWGVDGGMLLAPGVEIPVEDLARTDAAFLVDLAAAATAALAIGAHPAGVEAAARAYRPGRHRRQVVAMLRGVAWVDDSKATNPHAALAAIDAYESVVLIAGGRAKGLDLSLLPKRPNLRGVVAIGEAADDLAAAGEGVVIASDMDEAVAIAKAIAQPGDTVLLAPGCASFDMFSSYADRGDRFATAVASLEDS, from the coding sequence ATGACCGTCCTGGTCGTCGGGGCAGCGGTCAGCGGACGCGCCGCCACCAGGCTGCTGCACGACCTCGGCGAGAAGGTGGTCCTCTACGACCTCGACCCCTCGGCGGTTCGGGGCACCGAGGCCGATTCCGTGCTGACGGGCGACTGGGAGGCGTCGTACCTGGAAGGCATCGAGCTGGTGGTGACCAGCCCGGGAGTGCCCGAGCATGCACCGCCGCTGGTGGCCGCCCTGGAGGCGAGCCTGCCGGTGTGGAGCGAGCTCGAACTCGGCTTTCGCAACTGCAAGGCACCGGTGCTCGCGGTGACCGGCACCAACGGCAAGACCACCGTCACCGAGGTGGCGACTGCGATGCTGGTGGCCTCCGGCTTGAGAGCGGCGGCGGCGGGAAACATCGGAGATCCACTCTCGGCACTCGTCGGCGGCGAGCACGAAGTGCTGGTGGTGGAGGCGTCGTCCTTCCAACTGAGGTTCGTGGACACCTTTCACACCCCGGTGGCGGTCCTGCTCAACGCGGCACCCGACCATCTCGACTGGCACGGGTCCGTCGAGCGCTACTTCGCCGCCAAGAGGCGGATACTGGAACGGCAGGATGGTGACGACATCGTCGTCTACGACGCCGACGATGCCGGCGCCGTGGCCGTAGTCCGCGAGGCGACGGCCCGCCGGGTGCCCGTGAGCGGCGTTCGGTTGCCCGAGGGCGGGTGGGGCGTCGACGGCGGGATGCTGCTGGCTCCCGGTGTCGAGATCCCGGTGGAAGACCTGGCCCGGACAGACGCCGCCTTCCTCGTCGACCTTGCTGCCGCAGCCACCGCCGCCCTCGCCATCGGAGCCCACCCCGCCGGTGTGGAAGCGGCGGCCAGGGCGTACCGGCCTGGTCGCCACCGGCGCCAGGTGGTGGCCATGCTCCGGGGCGTCGCCTGGGTGGACGACTCCAAGGCGACCAACCCGCACGCGGCCCTGGCTGCCATCGATGCCTACGAGTCCGTGGTGCTGATCGCAGGGGGTCGCGCCAAGGGGCTCGACCTGTCCCTGCTTCCGAAACGACCCAACCTGCGCGGAGTCGTGGCCATAGGTGAGGCGGCCGACGATCTTGCCGCCGCCGGCGAGGGTGTGGTCATCGCCTCGGACATGGACGAGGCTGTCGCCATCGCCAAAGCCATTGCCCAGCCCGGGGACACGGTGCTGCTCGCCCCGGGTTGCGCCTCCTTCGACATGTTCTCCTCGTACGCCGATCGCGGGGATCGGTTTGCGACCGCGGTGGCGTCTCTGGAGGATTCCTGA